Proteins co-encoded in one Quercus robur chromosome 8, dhQueRobu3.1, whole genome shotgun sequence genomic window:
- the LOC126694952 gene encoding F-box protein CPR1-like, translating to MSDKEPMWDSLPPGILTHAFLQLPIKSIITCTCVSKKWKSLIQNPSFISTHLHHSSSNSNNRLFLFRLCPNEGTMWDKREREVYTLYWDNNNNSNNEEEDFNEHTRFDSPFPAQSGSVILRVVGTCNGLVCLARDLLSYDNSYILWNPCVRKFTRTSRPIVSYSTYGGFEETTGFGFDSKTNDYKVVRVVRLLDREDEDGSSLKVEVYSLATDEWRMVTVGLPSRCVVRGREPLAFVNGALHWIAFRRTITNNLQSFVMVLDLGDEVIREIALPEFLNGFDGDQYWVRMSISVYRNSLALFHQQDFSSPCLNIWVMKEYADESSWTKLVTLSDGQCSREYVPRALGFRRSGEVIIEMHDGALISLHFESQKLKVLGITGYGYIFDHSINGNGYTFFDSYVESLVLLDEPNRAVTY from the coding sequence ATGTCAGACAAAGAACCGATGTGGGACTCTCTTCCACCTGGAATCCTAACCCATGCTTTCCTACAACTACCTATCAAATCCATCATAACTTGTACCTGTGTCTCCAAAAAATGGAAATCCCTCATCCAAAACCCTTCTTTCATTTCCACCCATCTCCACCACTCCTCCTCCAACTCCAACAACCGCCTCTTTCTCTTCAGGCTTTGTCCAAATGAAGGTACGATGTGGGATAAACGTGAAAGAGAAGTCTACACGTTGTATTgggacaacaacaacaacagcaacaacgaAGAAGAAGACTTCAACGAACACACCAGGTTTGACTCCCCTTTTCCTGCTCAAAGCGGTAGCGTGATACTCCGTGTGGTGGGTACTTGTAATGGCCTGGTTTGCCTTGCCAGAGATTTACTCTCTTACGATAACTCTTACATTCTCTGGAACCCTTGTGTTAGAAAGTTCACCAGAACTTCTAGACCCATTGTCAGCTACTCCACTTACGGTGGGTTTGAAGAGACTACTGGGTTTGGATTTGATTCCAAGACTAACGACTATAAAGTGGTGAGAGTTGTGAGACTTTTGGATAGAGAGGACGAAGATGGGTCTTCGCTCAAGGTTGAGGTTTACTCACTTGCCACTGATGAGTGGAGAATGGTTACTGTTGGTTTGCCTTCGAGATGTGTTGTTCGTGGTCGCGAGCCACTGGCTTTTGTGAATGGTGCTCTGCATTGGATTGCTTTCAGGAGAACTATAACCAACAATTTGCAATCCTTTGTTATGGTGTTGGATCTGGGGGACGAGGTCATTCGTGAGATTGCGCTGCCAGAATTTTTGAATGGTTTCGATGGAGATCAGTATTGGGTGCGCATGTCTATTTCAGTTTATAGGAATTCCCTTGCCTTGTTTCATCAACAGGATTTTTCTAGTCCCTGTTTAAATATTTGGGTGATGAAAGAATATGCTGATGAGTCATCCTGGACCAAACTTGTTACTTTGTCTGATGGTCAATGTTCCCGTGAGTACGTACCAAGGGCATTGGGTTTTAGAAGAAGTGGTGAGGTTATAATTGAAATGCATGATGGGGCGCTCATCTCACTACACTTTGAGAGCCAGAAGCTTAAAGTGCTTGGGATTACTGGATATGGGTATATTTTCGATCATAGCATCAATGGAAATGGGTATACTTTTTTTGATTCTTATGTTGAGAGTCTAGTTTTGCTGGATGAACCCAATCGTGCAGTTACTTACtag